The following proteins are co-located in the Myxococcus fulvus genome:
- a CDS encoding ABC transporter permease: MTRRAPRWLLISGVLVAALAVLPAVYLGVRAAEADASAWGLLFRERTWGLLWRTLGLAAAVTVLAAAVSLPLAWLTTRSDLPGRRLWTVLLCVPLAVPTFVSGYVLLAAFGIGGVLEEVLTRWGLPVPPVYGFPGALVALTVSTYPYFFLALRAGLLAQDPAWLEGARSLGLGPTRAFWKVTAPLLRPAFVSGALLVGLYVLSDFGAVALVQYDAFSRAIYVQYEGAYDRTYAALLGLALVAVTVVVLVLEVRLRGRAGYHRSSKGAARASAPVSLGRWRVPALLFCGAVVLAGVVLPVGVLLYWGARGLAQDEASLMRPALGSLLASVLGAVASVLCALPLAFLAVRYPSRLTLAMERVSYVGYALPPIVLALSLVFLGVQALPFLYGTLVMLVLAYVVRFLPQAVGTVRSALLQLNPHLAEAAASLGESPAGVFRRVTAPLLRPGLLAGAALVFLTAMKELPATLLLAPIGYETLATRVWGATAEGRFAEAALPALVLMAVSALGVGLLVSQEGDAPRG, encoded by the coding sequence GCCGACGCGAGCGCCTGGGGGCTGCTCTTCCGGGAGCGCACGTGGGGCCTGTTGTGGCGGACGTTGGGGCTGGCGGCGGCGGTGACGGTGCTCGCCGCCGCGGTGTCCCTGCCGCTGGCGTGGCTCACCACGCGCAGTGACTTGCCGGGCCGTCGCCTGTGGACGGTGTTGTTGTGCGTGCCCCTCGCGGTGCCCACGTTCGTCAGCGGCTATGTGCTGCTGGCCGCGTTTGGAATTGGCGGAGTGCTGGAGGAGGTGCTGACGCGCTGGGGGCTGCCGGTGCCGCCGGTGTATGGCTTTCCCGGCGCGCTCGTGGCGCTGACGGTGTCGACGTATCCGTACTTCTTCCTCGCGCTCCGGGCCGGGCTGCTCGCGCAGGACCCCGCGTGGCTGGAGGGCGCGCGCAGCCTGGGCCTGGGGCCGACGCGGGCCTTCTGGAAGGTGACGGCGCCGCTGTTGCGTCCGGCCTTCGTGTCCGGCGCGCTGCTCGTCGGCCTGTATGTGTTGTCGGACTTCGGCGCGGTGGCGCTGGTCCAGTACGACGCCTTCTCGCGCGCCATCTATGTGCAGTACGAGGGCGCGTATGACCGCACCTACGCCGCGCTGCTCGGGTTGGCGTTGGTGGCGGTGACGGTGGTGGTGCTCGTGCTGGAGGTGAGGCTGCGCGGACGTGCCGGCTATCACCGCAGCTCGAAGGGCGCGGCGCGGGCCTCGGCGCCGGTGTCGCTGGGGCGATGGCGCGTGCCCGCGCTGCTCTTCTGCGGCGCGGTGGTGCTGGCGGGCGTGGTGCTGCCGGTGGGCGTGCTCCTGTACTGGGGCGCGCGAGGGCTGGCGCAGGACGAGGCGTCGTTGATGCGGCCCGCGCTGGGCTCGCTGCTCGCGTCGGTGCTGGGCGCGGTGGCGTCGGTGCTGTGCGCGCTGCCGCTCGCGTTCCTCGCGGTGCGCTACCCGAGCCGGCTCACGCTGGCGATGGAGCGGGTGTCCTACGTGGGCTACGCGCTGCCGCCCATCGTGTTGGCGTTGTCGCTCGTCTTCCTGGGCGTGCAGGCGCTGCCGTTCCTCTACGGGACGCTGGTGATGCTGGTGCTCGCGTACGTGGTGCGCTTCCTGCCGCAGGCGGTGGGCACGGTGCGCTCGGCGCTGCTGCAGCTCAACCCGCACCTCGCGGAGGCCGCCGCGTCCCTCGGCGAGTCTCCGGCGGGAGTCTTCCGCCGCGTCACCGCGCCGCTGTTGCGTCCAGGCTTGCTGGCGGGCGCGGCGCTCGTGTTCCTCACGGCGATGAAGGAGCTGCCGGCGACGCTGCTGCTCGCGCCCATCGGCTACGAGACACTGGCCACGCGCGTGTGGGGCGCCACCGCCGAGGGTCGCTTCGCCGAGGCCGCGCTGCCCGCGCTGGTGCTGATGGCCGTCTCCGCGCTCGGCGTGGGGCTGCTCGTGTCGCAGGAGGGCGACGCGCCCCGGGGCTGA
- a CDS encoding ABC transporter ATP-binding protein has product MPLLSLEALSLRYTTGGTAAVDGLSLSVEPGEVVALLGPSGCGKTTTLRLVAGFERPGAGTITLDGRVLAGPGTFVAPEQRSVGMVFQDYALFPHLSVLENVTFGLSSLPRAEAEAKARAMLTLLGLGEFGARMPHALSGGQQQRVALARALAPGPRVLLLDEPFSSLDSALRASTRVELRRVLKSLGVTVLLVTHDQAEAMAFADRMAVMRSGQVEQVGTPEAVYSTPRTAFVAYFLGGTNLLPGMGFGGAARTVLGNLPVVGQARGKVLLSLRPESLRLTPDTDSVAVGGALRAEVLSREFQGPSAEFTIACGGMELVVRGAPELPLRAGDRARLEVVGRAGVLEDSPD; this is encoded by the coding sequence ATGCCCCTGCTCTCGCTCGAAGCCCTGTCCCTTCGCTACACCACCGGCGGCACCGCCGCGGTGGATGGCCTGTCACTGTCGGTGGAGCCCGGTGAGGTGGTGGCCCTCCTGGGCCCCTCTGGCTGCGGCAAGACGACGACGCTGCGCCTGGTGGCGGGCTTCGAGCGCCCCGGCGCGGGCACCATCACCCTGGACGGCCGCGTGCTCGCGGGTCCCGGGACGTTCGTCGCGCCCGAGCAGCGCAGCGTGGGCATGGTGTTCCAGGACTACGCCCTGTTCCCGCACCTGTCCGTGCTGGAGAACGTGACGTTCGGCCTGTCGAGCCTGCCGCGCGCGGAGGCCGAGGCGAAGGCGCGCGCGATGCTGACGCTGCTGGGCCTGGGGGAGTTCGGCGCGCGGATGCCGCACGCGCTCTCCGGAGGACAGCAGCAGCGCGTGGCGCTCGCGCGGGCCCTGGCGCCGGGGCCTCGGGTGCTGCTGTTGGACGAGCCCTTCTCCAGCCTGGACAGCGCGCTGCGCGCCTCCACGCGAGTGGAACTGCGGCGCGTGCTCAAGTCGCTGGGCGTCACCGTGCTGCTCGTCACGCATGACCAGGCGGAGGCCATGGCCTTCGCGGACCGGATGGCCGTCATGCGCTCGGGACAGGTGGAGCAGGTGGGCACGCCGGAGGCCGTCTACTCGACACCGCGCACGGCCTTCGTCGCGTACTTCCTGGGTGGCACCAACCTGTTGCCCGGCATGGGCTTCGGCGGCGCGGCGCGCACGGTGCTCGGCAACCTGCCGGTGGTGGGGCAGGCGCGCGGCAAGGTGCTCCTGTCACTGCGTCCTGAGTCGCTGCGCCTCACGCCGGACACGGACAGCGTGGCGGTGGGAGGCGCCCTGCGCGCGGAGGTGCTGTCGCGCGAGTTCCAGGGCCCCAGCGCCGAGTTCACCATCGCCTGCGGCGGCATGGAGTTGGTGGTGCGCGGCGCGCCGGAACTGCCCCTGCGGGCCGGTGACAGGGCGCGCCTGGAGGTGGTGGGCCGAGCGGGCGTGCTGGAGGACAGTCCCGACTAG
- a CDS encoding S1/P1 nuclease yields MNRAAIAVASALVVGAPNAYAWRETGHWAVCEIAYSNLSEPARTRLDGLVGEDFPRQCTWPDVVRNLPEWTSTRWWHFVDMPDATDYLSPGVLVRDADNDGLDDGDVIRGILFATDALNSPATSEELKRDWVRFLAHFVGDIHQPLHVGRPGDEGGNKIRVAWYGATQYLYPECVLATPGAAVCTTTVNKTKDVNLHMVWDYHVIDTFVRRLPVVPGDSEFRHKAYAQAVTRPLAPSTRTAITQTTPLDWMNESRLDRSVAYDVLTHENLQDTYAEKASVVINERIFLAGLRLAYLLNRVFDPQSIPPSEELLRREEALRRQIGALNGWAPYERFRPEASNPAPGVLVQPGL; encoded by the coding sequence ATGAATCGCGCTGCGATTGCTGTCGCTTCCGCCCTGGTTGTTGGAGCCCCCAATGCCTATGCCTGGCGCGAGACCGGGCACTGGGCCGTGTGCGAAATCGCGTACTCGAATCTCTCGGAGCCGGCGCGCACGCGCCTGGACGGCCTCGTGGGGGAAGACTTCCCGCGCCAGTGCACCTGGCCTGACGTGGTGCGCAATCTGCCTGAATGGACGTCGACCCGCTGGTGGCACTTCGTGGACATGCCGGATGCCACGGACTACCTCTCGCCAGGAGTCCTGGTCCGAGATGCGGACAATGACGGCCTGGACGACGGCGACGTCATCCGCGGCATCCTCTTCGCCACCGACGCGCTGAACTCCCCTGCGACGTCCGAGGAGCTGAAGCGAGACTGGGTGCGGTTCCTGGCGCATTTCGTCGGGGACATCCACCAGCCGTTGCATGTGGGGCGTCCGGGAGACGAAGGCGGCAACAAAATCCGCGTGGCCTGGTACGGAGCGACCCAGTACCTCTATCCCGAATGCGTGCTCGCCACTCCCGGCGCCGCGGTGTGCACGACGACTGTCAACAAGACGAAGGACGTGAACCTGCACATGGTCTGGGACTACCACGTCATCGACACGTTCGTGCGACGGCTCCCGGTGGTGCCTGGAGACTCCGAGTTCCGGCACAAGGCCTATGCGCAGGCGGTCACCCGACCGCTGGCCCCTAGCACGCGAACCGCCATCACCCAGACGACGCCGCTGGACTGGATGAACGAGAGCCGGCTCGACCGGTCGGTGGCCTACGACGTGCTCACCCACGAGAACCTCCAGGACACCTACGCCGAGAAGGCGAGCGTCGTCATCAACGAGCGCATCTTCCTCGCCGGCCTCCGCCTGGCGTACCTCCTCAACCGGGTGTTCGACCCGCAGTCCATCCCGCCGTCCGAGGAACTGCTCCGACGCGAGGAGGCCCTGCGGCGCCAGATTGGTGCGCTCAATGGCTGGGCGCCCTATGAGCGGTTCCGGCCGGAGGCTTCCAATCCGGCCCCTGGGGTTCTGGTCCAGCCCGGTCTCTAA
- a CDS encoding LirA/MavJ family T4SS effector, which produces MTCIECTVDAERQLRGASMPITKNEFGHLYTSADWNSHEHIELRPRTRVLLTGYSSGEGVNLYLLVWAWLEYQGQLRAGWLWSGRIDPDTSVPVVNLREKYPRGDGRSKDTYKLYYTQRSRPYKNLLIEKLEAIQQLLADAVFVGFALDALETRTHALVQQGDKPTTALDKALAEKEQQWSQKERMTLRTTPKPKKPGSRHPGELTIIGSDGPLPFQRQFLKTTVKAAAPFRDIGAPVGHGEYAHRLQWYVIAFYFLPSWTPEGIRYAHHAMGRIRFLQRLDVPKRQDDPYRSLWDYVVDVRLSEAEEVGVTEEVFAASPVRLTSRILGYDFISQRLTLGSMALRYKTIAQAVANKRRKRALEDKQRRSPLGKSEEAELDDSTGYVAREAWLKQHFKELF; this is translated from the coding sequence ATGACTTGCATCGAGTGCACCGTCGACGCCGAGCGCCAGCTCCGGGGGGCATCCATGCCAATCACGAAGAACGAATTCGGGCACCTCTACACGTCCGCCGATTGGAACAGCCACGAGCACATCGAGCTGCGGCCGCGGACCCGTGTGCTCCTGACAGGATATTCGTCCGGAGAAGGAGTGAATCTCTACCTGCTCGTCTGGGCGTGGCTCGAATATCAAGGCCAGCTCAGGGCGGGCTGGCTCTGGTCGGGCCGGATAGACCCAGACACGAGTGTCCCCGTGGTGAATCTGCGCGAGAAGTATCCGCGGGGCGATGGGCGCTCCAAGGACACCTACAAGCTGTATTACACACAGCGCTCACGCCCATACAAGAACCTCCTCATCGAGAAGCTGGAGGCCATCCAGCAACTGCTGGCGGACGCTGTCTTCGTGGGATTCGCACTCGACGCGCTCGAGACACGCACCCATGCCCTGGTTCAGCAAGGGGACAAGCCGACCACGGCCTTGGACAAGGCGTTGGCGGAAAAGGAGCAGCAGTGGTCGCAGAAGGAGCGGATGACCCTGCGCACGACCCCGAAGCCGAAGAAGCCAGGCTCCCGGCATCCTGGCGAGCTCACCATCATCGGTTCCGATGGCCCACTGCCTTTCCAACGTCAGTTCCTGAAGACGACCGTCAAGGCGGCGGCGCCCTTCCGGGACATCGGTGCACCCGTGGGACATGGTGAGTACGCACACCGTCTGCAGTGGTACGTCATCGCGTTCTACTTCCTGCCCTCCTGGACGCCCGAGGGAATCCGATACGCCCACCACGCCATGGGGCGCATCAGGTTCCTCCAGCGCCTGGATGTCCCCAAGCGTCAGGATGACCCCTATCGCTCCCTCTGGGACTACGTCGTCGACGTCCGGCTGAGCGAGGCAGAAGAGGTCGGTGTCACGGAGGAGGTCTTCGCCGCGAGCCCGGTGCGATTGACCAGCCGGATTCTCGGTTACGATTTCATCAGTCAGCGGCTGACACTGGGCTCCATGGCACTGCGCTACAAGACCATTGCCCAGGCCGTGGCGAACAAGCGGCGCAAGCGGGCGCTCGAGGACAAGCAGCGCAGGAGTCCTCTCGGGAAGTCAGAAGAGGCCGAACTCGATGACTCGACTGGCTACGTGGCCCGAGAAGCGTGGTTGAAGCAGCATTTCAAGGAATTGTTCTGA
- a CDS encoding YkvA family protein, whose protein sequence is MNIAGLRGMGTRFFRYVRDPRVSLWRKLAGVLAVVYFVSPVDAVPDVIPVLGWMDDLGVLSAAALFMMREVQRYRPEQPWDGVPRDQEGHERVPPTVRKHV, encoded by the coding sequence ATGAACATCGCAGGTCTTCGTGGCATGGGCACCCGCTTCTTCCGGTACGTGAGAGACCCTCGCGTGTCGCTCTGGCGCAAGCTGGCCGGAGTGCTGGCGGTGGTCTACTTCGTGTCGCCCGTGGATGCGGTGCCGGACGTCATCCCCGTGTTGGGCTGGATGGACGACCTGGGCGTGCTGTCCGCGGCGGCGCTCTTCATGATGCGCGAGGTGCAGCGCTACCGACCCGAGCAGCCCTGGGACGGTGTGCCTCGCGACCAGGAGGGTCACGAGCGCGTGCCGCCCACCGTCCGCAAGCACGTCTGA
- a CDS encoding SDR family oxidoreductase produces the protein MDTSQGSKVVLVTGASSGIGEACAELLSVRKHVVYGTSRRPPEKPPVGYRMLALDVTQEDSVRRAVAELLEREGRIDVVVNNAGHALAGALEDTSVEEAWRQLDTNVLGVLRVCKAVLPHMRERRSGRIINIGSLGGVVGLPFQGLYSASKFALEGLTESLRQEVEAFGIQASLVEPGDVRTRLTDNRVRAEGSRDGSAYREPFEKVLAIIEKEEREGVPAEAVARKVLEVMEAREPDVRYSVGKLSQRAAVVAKALLPARTFEGLLMSMFGLKRR, from the coding sequence ATGGACACGTCCCAGGGAAGCAAGGTGGTCCTCGTCACGGGAGCCTCCTCGGGTATCGGCGAGGCGTGCGCGGAGCTGCTCTCGGTGCGCAAGCACGTCGTCTACGGCACCAGCCGTCGTCCTCCGGAGAAGCCGCCGGTGGGCTACCGGATGCTGGCGCTGGACGTCACCCAGGAGGACTCGGTGCGCCGCGCGGTGGCGGAACTCCTCGAGCGCGAGGGCCGCATCGACGTGGTGGTGAACAACGCGGGCCACGCGTTGGCTGGAGCCCTGGAGGACACCTCCGTGGAGGAGGCGTGGCGCCAGCTCGACACCAACGTGCTGGGCGTGCTGCGCGTGTGCAAGGCGGTGCTGCCGCACATGCGTGAGCGGCGCTCGGGCCGCATCATCAACATCGGCTCGCTGGGCGGCGTGGTGGGCCTGCCGTTCCAGGGGCTCTACAGCGCCAGCAAGTTCGCGCTGGAGGGGCTGACGGAGAGCCTGCGCCAGGAGGTGGAGGCGTTCGGCATCCAGGCCTCGCTGGTGGAGCCCGGCGACGTGCGCACGCGGCTGACGGACAACCGCGTCCGCGCCGAGGGCTCGCGTGACGGGTCCGCGTACCGCGAGCCCTTCGAGAAGGTGCTGGCCATCATCGAGAAGGAGGAGCGCGAGGGCGTGCCCGCCGAAGCCGTGGCGCGCAAGGTGCTCGAGGTGATGGAGGCCAGAGAGCCCGACGTGAGGTACTCGGTGGGGAAGCTCTCCCAGCGCGCCGCGGTGGTGGCGAAGGCGCTGCTGCCCGCGAGGACCTTCGAGGGCCTCCTGATGTCCATGTTCGGACTGAAGCGTCGCTGA
- a CDS encoding myxosortase-dependent M36 family metallopeptidase: protein MRLSGLCASVVLATVSPVLARERLPTVDVSTTAPAPSSSHLARPGAPGLFVAHEQTRLGVPTFVRREASDAPGRAVPSRSTEAVGRELLSRYASLYRLERTDAEHVPVRSVRRLREGGGIIHFGQQVGGVEVFRQSLKVLLDSRGEWVAMSGHLSPVATQARFAKGLPFALSPEDAIARAWQDLEGHVLPPSSLEATGKVQGAYRHFELSQGPRGVRLSSPARVKPIYFPLPELLVPAYYVELGTEPLEGEPSGLYAYAISADDGRLLYRHSLVADSGAFTYQVWADAQAPFLPWDGPQGQVGVPHPTGLPDGFQAPFIAPSRVTLRNAPFSRNDPWLAPEATHTRGNNVEAYADLVAPDGFNEGDQVAGITSLATFEYGYDHRHAPGVSDRQAMAGITHTFYVVNFLHDWFYDSGFDEAAGNAQDTNFGRGGLEGDSMKAETQDFTGRSNASMQTPADGARPRMQMFVFDSVAENALTLTTASGSQGPFQMALADYGPQRFDLEARAVWGAPTDGCEPLTNSAEVVGRVVLLNEELGCSPMLQARHAQQAGALAVYLVGNRRGLGLQALQGRAPDVHIPVVTGFAATSRAIRQAVAQGETTLRLVRGGPAREAALDSLVVTHEWMHYMSNRLIGDGNGLTNNQGMSLGEGWSDFGALLLTTREEDALLAANVGFSGVYSTGPYVDGGGANQGYYWGVRRYPYSTNLAKNPLTFRHIQYGVPLPAGIPVNSFFLFDINSAPHNSGEIWAIMLWECYVALLRDTQRLSFAQAQRRMKDYLVASLAMTPVQPTFLEARDALLAVARVRDARDAELFAQAFARRGAGMRALGPPRDSLDHRGVVEGFDSGRDLMFLRAEWVHDEEGCDGDGVLDTGERAWVRMTFRNAGLGRLERSFVEVSSKPAGLGFPSGSRWPVPASEPFQEVSVEVPVTVLEGTAPRTFRLEMTYRDEDQTLPGTQTASLPLSVSWDAALGASTTETVEAVPHAWSFEQSPPDMERPWSRESRPEDAGHHFHVGNLPAAGLRSLVSPPLRVSTDLPLRFSFRHRHDIETHLQEGVPPLYFDGAVLELSTDDGQTWKDIGESATPTYNAFMENPWGTNPLEGRQVYSDKNAAYPEFETVNVDLGLAYAGQTVRVRFVYGSDDNDSLWATPLGWDIDDLQFEGLVNTPFTAVVDDAGTCLNRAPTVSPVPEQEANEEGRVTVTAVGTDPDGDALTYTWTQTAGPPVVLEGATTATVRFDAPRVKQPTQVVLRVVASDGTLSSTPVDATIRIRDSKPDGCDDCASGGPGAGVAWLLTALGLAAQKRRRQN from the coding sequence ATGCGACTGTCCGGCCTGTGCGCCAGTGTTGTCCTGGCGACGGTGTCCCCCGTCCTGGCCCGTGAGCGATTGCCGACGGTGGATGTCTCCACCACGGCACCTGCACCCTCGTCCTCGCACCTCGCTCGCCCAGGCGCTCCGGGTCTCTTCGTTGCCCATGAACAGACACGCCTCGGCGTGCCCACCTTCGTCCGGAGGGAGGCGTCCGACGCGCCGGGGCGCGCGGTGCCCTCACGCTCCACGGAGGCGGTGGGCCGGGAGCTGCTGTCTCGATACGCGTCGCTCTATCGCCTGGAGCGCACGGACGCGGAGCACGTGCCGGTGCGCTCGGTGCGGCGGCTGCGCGAGGGCGGCGGAATCATCCACTTCGGCCAGCAGGTGGGCGGCGTCGAGGTGTTCCGACAGTCGCTGAAGGTGCTGTTGGACTCGCGCGGCGAATGGGTGGCGATGTCGGGGCACCTGAGCCCCGTGGCCACGCAGGCCCGCTTCGCCAAGGGGCTGCCCTTCGCGCTGAGTCCCGAGGACGCGATTGCGCGAGCCTGGCAGGACCTGGAGGGCCACGTGCTGCCACCGTCGAGCCTCGAGGCCACGGGGAAGGTCCAGGGGGCCTATCGCCACTTCGAGCTGTCCCAGGGCCCGCGAGGCGTGCGTCTGTCCTCCCCTGCGCGCGTCAAACCCATCTACTTCCCGCTGCCGGAGCTGTTGGTGCCCGCGTACTACGTGGAGCTGGGCACCGAGCCGTTGGAGGGCGAGCCGAGCGGCCTGTATGCCTATGCGATATCCGCGGACGACGGACGACTGTTGTACCGGCACTCGCTGGTCGCGGACTCGGGAGCCTTCACCTATCAAGTCTGGGCGGACGCCCAGGCGCCGTTCCTGCCGTGGGACGGTCCACAAGGGCAGGTCGGGGTGCCCCATCCCACGGGCCTGCCGGATGGCTTCCAGGCGCCCTTCATCGCGCCGAGCCGGGTGACGCTGCGCAACGCGCCCTTCAGTCGGAACGACCCCTGGCTCGCGCCCGAGGCCACGCACACGCGGGGCAACAACGTGGAGGCGTACGCGGACCTGGTCGCTCCGGACGGCTTCAACGAGGGCGACCAGGTCGCGGGCATCACGAGCCTGGCCACCTTCGAGTACGGGTACGACCATCGCCATGCGCCGGGCGTCTCGGACAGGCAGGCGATGGCGGGCATCACCCACACCTTCTACGTCGTGAACTTCCTGCATGATTGGTTCTACGACTCGGGCTTCGACGAGGCGGCGGGGAACGCGCAGGACACGAACTTCGGACGCGGAGGGCTGGAGGGCGACTCCATGAAGGCGGAGACGCAGGACTTCACGGGACGGAGCAACGCCAGCATGCAGACGCCGGCGGATGGCGCGCGCCCCCGGATGCAGATGTTCGTCTTCGACTCCGTGGCGGAGAACGCGCTCACCCTCACGACGGCGTCGGGTTCACAGGGTCCCTTCCAGATGGCGCTGGCGGACTATGGCCCGCAGCGCTTCGACCTCGAGGCGCGGGCGGTGTGGGGCGCTCCGACGGATGGGTGCGAGCCCCTCACGAACAGCGCCGAGGTGGTGGGCAGGGTGGTCCTGTTGAATGAGGAGCTCGGCTGCTCGCCGATGCTGCAGGCGCGTCATGCCCAGCAGGCGGGGGCGCTCGCCGTGTATCTGGTGGGCAATCGCCGTGGCCTCGGCCTCCAGGCGCTGCAGGGCCGCGCACCCGATGTGCACATCCCTGTCGTGACGGGCTTCGCGGCCACGAGCCGCGCCATCCGCCAGGCGGTGGCGCAGGGTGAGACCACCCTTCGGCTGGTGCGGGGTGGGCCCGCGAGGGAGGCGGCGCTCGACTCGCTCGTCGTGACGCACGAGTGGATGCACTACATGAGCAACCGGCTCATCGGCGATGGCAATGGCCTGACGAACAACCAGGGCATGAGCCTGGGAGAGGGGTGGTCCGACTTCGGCGCGCTGCTGCTGACGACGCGCGAGGAGGACGCCCTGCTCGCGGCGAACGTGGGCTTCAGTGGGGTCTATTCGACGGGCCCCTACGTCGATGGCGGCGGGGCGAACCAGGGGTACTACTGGGGCGTCCGGCGCTATCCGTACTCGACGAACCTGGCGAAGAACCCGCTGACCTTCCGCCACATCCAGTATGGCGTGCCCCTGCCGGCAGGCATCCCGGTCAATTCCTTCTTCCTGTTCGACATCAACTCGGCGCCCCATAACTCAGGGGAGATATGGGCCATCATGTTGTGGGAGTGCTATGTGGCGCTCCTGCGGGACACGCAGCGGCTGAGCTTCGCGCAGGCGCAGCGCCGCATGAAGGACTACCTGGTCGCGTCGCTCGCGATGACGCCCGTGCAGCCGACCTTCCTGGAGGCGCGCGATGCGCTGCTGGCGGTGGCGCGTGTTCGCGATGCCCGGGACGCCGAGCTCTTCGCGCAGGCGTTCGCTCGAAGAGGCGCGGGCATGCGCGCGCTGGGGCCGCCCCGTGATTCGCTCGACCACCGCGGCGTGGTGGAGGGCTTCGATTCGGGCAGGGACCTGATGTTCCTGCGCGCCGAGTGGGTGCATGACGAAGAGGGCTGTGACGGCGACGGGGTGCTGGACACGGGCGAGCGGGCCTGGGTGCGGATGACCTTCCGCAACGCGGGTCTGGGACGACTGGAGCGCTCCTTCGTGGAGGTGTCGAGCAAACCCGCGGGGCTCGGCTTCCCCTCGGGCTCGCGGTGGCCCGTGCCGGCCTCGGAGCCCTTCCAGGAGGTGAGCGTGGAGGTGCCGGTGACGGTGTTGGAGGGCACGGCGCCGCGCACGTTCCGCCTCGAGATGACCTACCGGGACGAGGACCAGACCTTGCCGGGGACGCAGACGGCCTCGCTCCCGCTGTCGGTGAGCTGGGATGCCGCGCTTGGGGCGAGCACCACGGAGACGGTGGAGGCGGTGCCGCACGCCTGGAGCTTCGAGCAGAGCCCTCCCGACATGGAGCGCCCCTGGTCGCGAGAAAGCAGGCCGGAGGATGCCGGGCACCACTTCCATGTGGGCAACCTTCCGGCCGCGGGGCTTCGGTCGCTGGTCTCCCCGCCGTTGCGGGTGTCCACGGACCTGCCGCTGCGCTTCAGCTTCCGGCATCGCCACGACATCGAGACCCATTTGCAGGAAGGCGTTCCTCCCCTGTACTTCGACGGCGCGGTGCTGGAGCTCAGCACGGATGATGGACAGACGTGGAAGGACATCGGCGAGTCGGCGACGCCCACGTACAACGCCTTCATGGAGAACCCATGGGGCACCAACCCGCTGGAGGGACGTCAGGTCTACAGCGACAAGAACGCGGCGTACCCGGAGTTCGAGACGGTGAACGTGGACCTGGGCCTGGCCTACGCGGGCCAGACGGTGCGCGTGCGCTTCGTCTACGGCTCGGACGACAATGACAGCCTCTGGGCGACGCCCTTGGGCTGGGACATCGACGACCTCCAGTTCGAGGGGCTGGTGAACACGCCCTTCACGGCGGTGGTGGACGACGCGGGCACGTGTCTCAACCGAGCGCCCACGGTGAGCCCGGTGCCGGAGCAGGAGGCGAACGAGGAGGGCCGCGTCACGGTGACGGCGGTGGGCACGGACCCGGACGGGGACGCGCTGACCTACACGTGGACGCAGACGGCAGGCCCTCCGGTGGTGCTGGAGGGCGCGACGACGGCGACGGTGCGCTTCGATGCGCCGAGGGTGAAGCAGCCCACGCAGGTGGTGCTGCGCGTGGTGGCGAGCGACGGGACGCTATCGAGCACTCCCGTCGACGCGACGATACGCATCCGCGACTCGAAGCCGGACGGCTGTGACGACTGCGCGTCGGGAGGACCGGGCGCGGGCGTGGCGTGGCTGCTCACTGCGCTGGGGCTCGCGGCGCAGAAGCGACGTCGTCAGAACTGA